The following are from one region of the Streptomyces rubrogriseus genome:
- a CDS encoding proline--tRNA ligase, which translates to MANAPVQRMSKLMAKTLRDDPADAEVLSHKLLVRAGYVRRTAAGLWSWLPLGKKVLGNIERIVREEMDAIGAQEVQLPALLPREPYEATGRWQEYGPELFRLQDRKGGDYLLGPTHEEIFTLLVKDQASSYKDLPVILYQIQNKYRDEARPRAGILRGREFLMKDSYSFDVADEGLAESYALHRAAYQRIFERLGLDYRIVAATAGAMGGSKSEEFLAPAEAGEDTFADCPNCDYAANTEAITFRLTPVDATDVPAAEDIPTPDTPTIETLAASLGVEASATLKNLLVKVDGEIVAVGVPGDREVDMDKVEAHFAPAAVELVTAEDFVGRPDLVRGYVGPQGLGEKVKYIADPRVAPGTAWITGANKADTHAKNVVAGRDFEVDTYVDVVVVREGDPCPNCGTGLKLDRAIEIGHIFQLGRKYADALKLDVLGQNGKPARVTMGSYGIGVSRAVAALAEQHADDKGLVWSKEVAPADVHVVAAGKALQTELALEVSDKLAAAGVRVLVDDRAGVSPGVKFTDAELIGVPQILVAGRRSGEGVVELKDRRTGEREEVTVEEALTRLTS; encoded by the coding sequence ATGGCCAACGCACCGGTCCAGCGCATGTCGAAGTTGATGGCGAAGACGCTGCGCGACGACCCGGCGGACGCCGAGGTCCTCAGCCACAAGCTGCTGGTCCGCGCCGGCTACGTGCGCCGCACCGCCGCCGGCCTGTGGAGCTGGCTGCCGCTCGGCAAGAAGGTCCTCGGCAACATCGAGCGCATCGTCCGCGAGGAGATGGACGCCATCGGCGCCCAGGAGGTCCAGCTCCCCGCCCTGCTGCCGCGCGAGCCGTACGAGGCCACGGGCCGCTGGCAGGAGTACGGCCCCGAACTCTTCCGCCTCCAGGACCGCAAGGGCGGCGACTACCTCCTCGGCCCCACCCACGAGGAGATCTTCACCCTCCTCGTCAAGGACCAGGCGTCCTCCTACAAGGACCTGCCGGTCATCCTCTACCAGATCCAGAACAAGTACCGCGACGAGGCCCGCCCCCGGGCCGGCATCCTGCGCGGCCGCGAGTTCCTCATGAAGGACTCCTACTCCTTCGACGTGGCCGACGAGGGCCTCGCCGAGTCCTACGCCCTGCACCGCGCGGCCTACCAGCGCATCTTCGAGCGCCTGGGCCTCGACTACCGCATCGTCGCGGCCACCGCCGGCGCCATGGGCGGTTCCAAGTCCGAGGAGTTCCTGGCCCCCGCGGAGGCCGGCGAGGACACCTTCGCGGACTGCCCGAACTGCGACTACGCGGCCAACACGGAGGCGATCACCTTCCGCCTCACGCCGGTCGACGCCACGGACGTCCCCGCCGCCGAGGACATCCCGACCCCCGACACCCCCACCATCGAGACGCTGGCCGCCTCCCTCGGCGTGGAGGCCTCCGCCACCCTCAAGAACCTCCTCGTCAAGGTGGACGGCGAGATCGTCGCCGTGGGCGTGCCCGGCGACCGCGAGGTCGACATGGACAAGGTCGAGGCCCACTTCGCCCCCGCCGCCGTCGAACTGGTCACCGCCGAGGACTTCGTGGGCCGCCCCGACCTGGTCCGCGGCTACGTCGGCCCGCAGGGCCTGGGCGAGAAGGTCAAGTACATCGCCGACCCCCGCGTCGCACCGGGCACCGCGTGGATCACGGGCGCCAACAAGGCCGACACCCACGCCAAGAACGTCGTGGCGGGCCGCGACTTCGAGGTCGACACCTACGTCGACGTCGTGGTCGTCCGCGAAGGCGACCCCTGCCCCAACTGCGGAACCGGCCTCAAGCTGGACCGCGCCATCGAGATCGGCCACATCTTCCAGCTGGGCCGCAAGTACGCCGACGCCCTCAAGCTCGACGTCCTCGGACAGAACGGCAAGCCGGCCCGCGTCACCATGGGCTCCTACGGCATCGGCGTCTCCCGCGCGGTGGCCGCCCTCGCCGAGCAGCACGCCGACGACAAGGGCCTGGTCTGGTCCAAGGAGGTCGCCCCGGCCGACGTCCACGTGGTCGCCGCGGGCAAGGCGCTGCAGACCGAGCTGGCCCTGGAGGTCTCCGACAAGCTGGCCGCGGCCGGCGTCCGCGTCCTGGTGGACGACCGGGCGGGGGTCTCTCCCGGCGTGAAGTTCACCGACGCCGAACTCATCGGCGTCCCCCAGATCCTGGTGGCCGGCCGCCGCTCGGGCGAGGGCGTCGTCGAACTGAAGGACCGCCGCACGGGCGAGCGCGAGGAAGTAACGGTCGAGGAGGCCCTCACCCGCCTCACGAGCTGA
- a CDS encoding GNAT family N-acetyltransferase — MDLVIGPLDLSAHVDEALAVQAAAFGLGPDEVAVRRQIVLRHMTHPGARALGATVRGRLVGFVYGMPNDRTHWWSTVVEPYLRAQGTEAWLDDSFVITELHVHPSHQNRGAGRSLITTITDAATEPRSILSAIDTESPARGLYRSLGYQDLARRVLFPSAPKPYAVMGATLPLLRRTPGR; from the coding sequence ATGGACCTCGTGATCGGCCCACTGGACCTGTCCGCGCACGTGGACGAGGCCCTGGCAGTCCAAGCCGCCGCCTTCGGCCTCGGCCCCGACGAGGTGGCCGTCCGCCGTCAGATCGTCCTGCGCCACATGACCCACCCGGGAGCCAGAGCCCTCGGCGCCACCGTCCGGGGCCGTCTCGTCGGCTTCGTCTACGGCATGCCCAACGACCGCACCCACTGGTGGTCCACCGTCGTCGAGCCGTACCTCCGCGCCCAGGGCACCGAGGCCTGGCTCGACGACTCCTTCGTCATCACGGAGCTCCACGTCCACCCGTCCCACCAGAACCGCGGCGCGGGCCGCTCCCTGATCACCACGATCACCGACGCCGCCACCGAGCCCCGCTCGATCCTCTCCGCGATCGACACCGAGAGCCCCGCCCGCGGCCTCTACCGCTCCCTCGGCTACCAGGACCTCGCCCGCCGGGTCCTCTTCCCCAGCGCCCCCAAGCCGTACGCGGTCATGGGCGCCACGCTCCCCCTGCTGAGGCGCACCCCCGGTCGATAA
- a CDS encoding GNAT family N-acetyltransferase, whose amino-acid sequence MLTQTTSRVLEPSDLDAALAILDRDPVANAFVTARVQIAGLDPWRLGGEMWGWYEHGMLTSLCYAGANLVPIGATPRAVRAFADRARRAGRRCSSIVGPAGPTAQLWRLLEPGWGPAREVRTHQPLMVADRLPGDIAPDPYVRRVRKDEVERIMPACVAMFTEEVGISPMAGDGGLLYQARVAELVGSGRSFARFDADGKVVFKAEIGAATDRACQIQGVWVAPEYRGKGLAAPGMAAVLRYALADVAPVASLYVNDFNTAARRTYLRVGFQEVGAFMSVLF is encoded by the coding sequence GTGTTGACGCAGACCACCTCCCGCGTGCTCGAACCGAGCGACCTGGACGCCGCGCTCGCCATCCTCGACCGCGACCCGGTCGCGAACGCCTTCGTGACCGCCCGCGTCCAGATCGCCGGTCTCGACCCGTGGCGCCTCGGCGGCGAGATGTGGGGCTGGTACGAGCACGGCATGCTCACGTCCCTGTGCTACGCGGGCGCCAACCTCGTGCCCATCGGCGCCACGCCGCGGGCCGTCCGCGCCTTCGCCGACCGCGCCCGCCGGGCCGGCCGCCGCTGCTCCTCGATCGTCGGCCCGGCCGGCCCGACCGCCCAGCTGTGGCGGCTGCTCGAACCGGGCTGGGGCCCGGCCCGCGAGGTCCGCACCCACCAGCCCCTCATGGTCGCCGACCGCCTCCCCGGCGACATCGCCCCGGACCCCTACGTCCGCCGCGTCCGCAAGGACGAGGTGGAGCGGATCATGCCGGCCTGCGTGGCGATGTTCACCGAGGAGGTCGGCATCTCCCCGATGGCCGGCGACGGCGGCCTGCTCTACCAGGCCCGGGTCGCCGAACTCGTCGGCTCCGGCCGCTCCTTCGCCCGCTTCGACGCCGACGGCAAGGTCGTCTTCAAGGCCGAGATCGGCGCCGCCACCGACCGCGCCTGCCAGATCCAGGGCGTGTGGGTGGCCCCCGAGTACCGCGGCAAGGGCCTGGCCGCCCCCGGCATGGCGGCGGTCCTGCGCTACGCCCTCGCGGACGTCGCCCCGGTGGCGAGCCTCTACGTCAACGACTTCAACACCGCGGCGCGACGGACCTACCTCCGGGTCGGCTTCCAGGAAGTGGGCGCCTTCATGAGCGTCCTCTTCTGA
- the ispG gene encoding flavodoxin-dependent (E)-4-hydroxy-3-methylbut-2-enyl-diphosphate synthase: MTAISLGMPDVPTRLAERRKSRQIQVGPVAVGGDAPVSVQSMTTTRTSDIGATLQQIAELTASGCQIVRVACPTQDDADALPVIARKSQIPVIADIHFQPKYVFAAIEAGCAAVRVNPGNIKQFDDKVKEIAKAAKDHGTPIRIGVNAGSLDRRLLQKYGKATPEALAESALWEASLFEEHDFRDIKISVKHNDPVVMVEAYRQLAAQCDYPLHLGVTEAGPAFQGTIKSAVAFGALLSQGIGDTIRVSLSAPPVEEIKVGIQILESLNLRQRGLEIVSCPSCGRAQVDVYKLAEEVTAGLEGMEVPLRVAVMGCVVNGPGEAREADLGVASGNGKGQIFVKGEVIKTVPESKIVETLIDEAMKIAEQMEKDGVTSGEPSVSVAG; this comes from the coding sequence ATGACTGCGATTTCTCTCGGCATGCCGGACGTTCCGACCAGGCTCGCGGAGCGCCGCAAGAGCCGGCAGATCCAGGTCGGGCCCGTGGCGGTGGGCGGCGACGCCCCCGTGTCGGTGCAGTCCATGACCACGACCCGCACCTCCGACATCGGCGCCACCCTCCAGCAGATCGCCGAGCTGACGGCGTCCGGCTGCCAGATCGTCCGGGTGGCCTGCCCCACCCAGGACGACGCCGACGCGCTGCCCGTCATCGCGAGGAAGTCGCAGATCCCGGTGATCGCGGACATCCACTTCCAGCCCAAGTACGTCTTCGCCGCGATCGAGGCCGGCTGCGCCGCGGTCCGGGTGAACCCGGGCAACATCAAGCAGTTCGACGACAAGGTCAAGGAGATCGCCAAGGCGGCCAAGGACCACGGCACGCCCATCCGCATCGGCGTGAACGCCGGCTCCCTCGACCGCCGCCTGCTCCAGAAGTACGGCAAGGCGACCCCCGAGGCCCTCGCCGAGTCCGCCCTCTGGGAGGCGTCGCTCTTCGAGGAGCACGACTTCCGCGACATCAAGATCTCGGTCAAGCACAACGACCCGGTCGTCATGGTCGAGGCCTACCGCCAGCTCGCCGCCCAGTGCGACTACCCCCTCCACCTCGGCGTCACCGAGGCGGGCCCGGCGTTCCAGGGCACCATCAAGTCGGCGGTCGCCTTCGGCGCGCTCCTCTCCCAGGGCATCGGCGACACCATCCGGGTCTCCCTCTCCGCCCCGCCGGTGGAGGAGATCAAGGTCGGCATCCAGATCCTGGAGTCGCTGAACCTGCGCCAGCGCGGCCTGGAGATCGTCTCCTGCCCGTCCTGCGGCCGCGCCCAGGTCGACGTCTACAAGCTGGCCGAGGAGGTCACCGCCGGTCTGGAAGGCATGGAGGTCCCCCTCCGCGTGGCCGTGATGGGCTGCGTCGTCAACGGCCCCGGCGAGGCCCGCGAGGCCGACCTCGGCGTCGCCTCCGGCAACGGCAAGGGCCAGATCTTCGTCAAGGGCGAGGTCATCAAGACCGTCCCCGAGTCCAAGATCGTGGAGACCCTCATCGACGAGGCCATGAAGATCGCCGAACAGATGGAGAAGGACGGCGTGACCTCCGGCGAACCCTCCGTCTCCGTCGCGGGCTGA